A region of Takifugu rubripes chromosome 6, fTakRub1.2, whole genome shotgun sequence DNA encodes the following proteins:
- the mrps2 gene encoding small ribosomal subunit protein uS2m, translating to MTSRALSKCLLWLRPPRALTVGYACRGYQSAAAAEVGTPEPRADDSSEKIMDLPLNHPDFFHVSELFSLKDLFNARVHLGHKRGCRHRLMEPYLYGCRLEQDIIDLEQTVEHLQLALNFTAHVAYRGGIILFISRRRQFGHLVECTAKECGEYAHARYWQGGLFTNADTQYSPGVRLPDLIIFLSTLNNVFQQHIGIRDAAKMNIPTVGVVDTNCNPSLLTYPVPGNDDTPVAMELYCRLFKMTINRAKDRRRQMELLHGVGASPTLSS from the exons ATGACAAGCCGAGCGCTCAGCAAAT GCCTTTTGTGGCTCCGTCCTCCACGGGCTCTGACCGTCGGATACGCCTGCCGTGGATATCAATCTGCCGCTGCAGCGGAGGTCGGCACACCTGAACCCAGAGCTGATGACAGTTCAG AAAAAATAATGGACCTACCGCTCAACCACCCGGACTTTTTTCATGTGTCAGAGCTTTTCTCGTTAAAAGACCTCTTTAACGCCAGAGTGCATCTTGGACACAAACGAGGCTGCAGGCACAG GCTTATGGAGCCTTACCTGTACGGTTGCCGCCTGGAACAAGATATAATTGATCTTGAGCAGACTGTGGAGCATCTCCAGCTAGCGTTAAACTTTACTGCACACGTAGCATATCGTGGCGGCATCATACTCTTCATTAGCCGCCGTCGTCAGTTTGGCCACCTGGTGGAGTGCACTGCAAAGGAGTGTGGGGAGTATGCCCACGCACGCTATTGGCAGGGGGGTCTCTTCACCAATGCTGACACCCAATACAGCCCAGGAGTCCGCTTACCAGACCTCATCATCTTCCTTTCCACGCTTAACAATGTCTTTCAGCAGCATATTGGTATCAGAGATGCAGCAAAGATGAACATTCCCACTGTGGGTGTGGTGGACACGAACTGCAATCCCAGCCTGCTGACGTACCCTGTGCCCGGAAATGATGACACCCCAGTAGCCATGGAGCTATACTGCCGCTTATTCAAGATGACTATCAACCGTGCCaaggacaggaggaggcagatggagctgctgcatgGTGTCGGAGCATCCCCCACGTTGAGCTCATGA
- the dab2 gene encoding disabled homolog 2 isoform X2: MSAEVENCPPTPSDSTAVTTAPNSTPPTSPIASKVPFKKEKKKVLEKTDEYLLGRFQGDGVRYKAKLIGIDDVSEARGDKMCQDSMMKLKGMAVAARSQGKHKQRIWVNISMSGIKIVDERSGVIEHEHAVNKISFIARDVTDNRAFGYVCGAEGQHQFFAIKTAQQAEPLVVDLKDLFQVIFNMRKKEAAASQKSENGKAVVENGGNALLAMDTDVKTAQPVEQLAFFGAMSTPPDIPAPNSTAGDLFGAELFSAPAQSEGSSSSGDLFNSTPANSAPSSLAALGNLQLGPPAPTNIPAAGMWAAPSAAPTMFPMPGVVAPGPRYGFPQQSAFGGLPIPPNAWGHQMPPQMSPPPLSPPHIFCQPPATGPAGAATNPFLSGSFPDQQGPSRPPPRPPAAPKIENNAFTALDPLGDREKKMGKDMFKDFQLAKPPAIPARKGEAGSSPTPAPAGGAFDEYFTSKVGLAQETADHDDFDINQMSPPLKDVQTLAPAAAQAFSPGLLEASFAPTPAANSKDMFDQAFGAPASSPFSAPPVATQTAAGGQTLGSTDAFGDPFGNPFA; this comes from the exons AtgtctgcagaggtggagaacTGCCCGCCAACCCCCAGCGACTCCACTGCCGTGACCACGGCCCCCAATTCCACCcctccaacctctcccatcgcGTCCAAAGTTCCATtcaagaaggagaaaaagaaag tgttggAAAAGACGGACGAGTACCTGCTGGGCAGGTTTCAAGGAGATGGAGTGAGGTACAAGGCCAAGCTGATCGGCATCGATGACGTTTCAGAGGCCAGAGGAGACAAGATGTGCCAGGACTCCATGATGAAACTCAAG GGTATGGCCGTTGCTGCCCGCTCTCAAGGCAAACACAAGCAGAGGATCTGGGTCAACATTTCCATGTCGGGCATCAAGATCGTCGACGAGCGATCAGGA GTGATTGAGCATGAGCACGCGGTAAACAAGATCTCCTTCATCGCCAGAGATGTGACAGACAACCGGGCATTCGGATACGTGTGCGGCGCCGAAGGGCAGCATCAGTTCTTCGCCATCAAGACGGCacaacag GCAGAGCCGCTGGTGGTCGACCTCAAAGATCTGTTCCAGGTCATCTTCAACATGAGGAAGAAGGAGGCCGCGGCCTCGCAGAAG AGTGAAAATGGCAAAGCTGTCGTTGAG AATGGAGGCAATGCTTTGTTGGCTATGGACACGGACGTAAAAACTGCCCAA CCAGTGGAGCAGCTTGCCTTTTTTGGAGCTATGTCGACCCCCCCAGACATCCCGGCACCAAAT TCCACAGCTGGGGATCTGTTTGGAGCTGAGTTGTTTTCCGCTCCTGCTCAGTCGGaaggctcctcttcctcaggtgaCCTTTTCAACAGCACACCTGCCaactccgccccctcctctttGGCTGCCTTGG gGAATCTTCAGTTGGGACCTCCAGCCCCAACAAACATCCCAGCTGCAGGAATGTGGGCGGCTCCCTCTGCCGCCCCTACGATGTTCCCCATGCCAGGAGTGGTAGCTCCGGGTCCAAGGTATGGCTTCCCTCAGCAGTCGGCATTTGGCGGGCTTCCCATACCACCCAATGCCTGGGGTCACCAGATGCCACCTCAGATGAGCCCCCCACCTTTGTCGCCGCCCCATATCTTCTGCCAGCCTCCCGCCACTGGACCAGCAGGCGCCGCGACCAACCCTTTCCTGTCTGGGTCATTCCCTGACCAGCAAGGCCCCTCACGTCCTCCTCCCAGGCCGCCCGCAGCTCCGAAAATAGAAAACAATGCCTTCACTGCTTTAGACCCGCTCGGGGATAGAGAGAAGAAGATGGGAAAGGACATGTTCAAGGACTTCCAGCTGGCCAAACCTCCCGCCATCCCAGCAAGGAAAGGGGAAGCGGGGTCCAGCCCCACTCCGGCTCCCGCTGGCGGAGCATTTGACGAGTACTTCACCAGCAAAGTGGGCCTGGCTCAGGAGACCGCAGACCACGACGACTTTGACATCAACCAAATGTCGCCGCCACTTAAAG ATGTCCAAACGctggctcctgctgcagctcaggccTTCAGCCCCGGCCTGCTGGAAGCCAGCTTCGCTCCAACTCCTGCCGCTAACAGCAAAGACATGTTCGATCAAGCCTTCGGCGCACCGGCCTCCAGTCCATTCAGTGCGCCGCCAGTAGCTACG CAAACGGCTGCTGGTGGTCAGACTTTGGGATCAACGGATGCATTTGGAGATCCATTTGGGAATCCATTTGCTTGA
- the dab2 gene encoding disabled homolog 2 isoform X1 produces MSAEVENCPPTPSDSTAVTTAPNSTPPTSPIASKVPFKKEKKKVLEKTDEYLLGRFQGDGVRYKAKLIGIDDVSEARGDKMCQDSMMKLKGMAVAARSQGKHKQRIWVNISMSGIKIVDERSGVIEHEHAVNKISFIARDVTDNRAFGYVCGAEGQHQFFAIKTAQQAEPLVVDLKDLFQVIFNMRKKEAAASQKSENGKAVVENGGNALLAMDTDVKTAQPVEQLAFFGAMSTPPDIPAPNDSNDILLLDFSAEVDSNQNCIKGNAFVSPRVPDHRPSPYAETPFSSAFDYFPTPDTDPFRDDPLSKSPEKPHRPNHLSVNNGEGIINGDLNGDTDYLSQQINGLSSKTMILALNNGQWPLGGKITQGRTITLMDNNDPGPGLSTRNPFFDSCLKSSPPSNGGTHPTPPVTTSKDSVIISPPPQSSKAGRGRRSAKSTAGDLFGAELFSAPAQSEGSSSSGDLFNSTPANSAPSSLAALGNLQLGPPAPTNIPAAGMWAAPSAAPTMFPMPGVVAPGPRYGFPQQSAFGGLPIPPNAWGHQMPPQMSPPPLSPPHIFCQPPATGPAGAATNPFLSGSFPDQQGPSRPPPRPPAAPKIENNAFTALDPLGDREKKMGKDMFKDFQLAKPPAIPARKGEAGSSPTPAPAGGAFDEYFTSKVGLAQETADHDDFDINQMSPPLKDVQTLAPAAAQAFSPGLLEASFAPTPAANSKDMFDQAFGAPASSPFSAPPVATQTAAGGQTLGSTDAFGDPFGNPFA; encoded by the exons AtgtctgcagaggtggagaacTGCCCGCCAACCCCCAGCGACTCCACTGCCGTGACCACGGCCCCCAATTCCACCcctccaacctctcccatcgcGTCCAAAGTTCCATtcaagaaggagaaaaagaaag tgttggAAAAGACGGACGAGTACCTGCTGGGCAGGTTTCAAGGAGATGGAGTGAGGTACAAGGCCAAGCTGATCGGCATCGATGACGTTTCAGAGGCCAGAGGAGACAAGATGTGCCAGGACTCCATGATGAAACTCAAG GGTATGGCCGTTGCTGCCCGCTCTCAAGGCAAACACAAGCAGAGGATCTGGGTCAACATTTCCATGTCGGGCATCAAGATCGTCGACGAGCGATCAGGA GTGATTGAGCATGAGCACGCGGTAAACAAGATCTCCTTCATCGCCAGAGATGTGACAGACAACCGGGCATTCGGATACGTGTGCGGCGCCGAAGGGCAGCATCAGTTCTTCGCCATCAAGACGGCacaacag GCAGAGCCGCTGGTGGTCGACCTCAAAGATCTGTTCCAGGTCATCTTCAACATGAGGAAGAAGGAGGCCGCGGCCTCGCAGAAG AGTGAAAATGGCAAAGCTGTCGTTGAG AATGGAGGCAATGCTTTGTTGGCTATGGACACGGACGTAAAAACTGCCCAA CCAGTGGAGCAGCTTGCCTTTTTTGGAGCTATGTCGACCCCCCCAGACATCCCGGCACCAAAT GACTCTAATGATATTCTTTTGCTGGACTTTTCTGCTGAAGTTGACAGCAACCAAAATTGCATAAAGGGAAATGCCTTTGTAAGCCCCCGTGTGCCTGACCACAGGCCCTCTCCCTACGCAGAGACTCCCTTCTCTTCAGCATTTGACTACTTCCCCACCCCAGACACCGACCCTTTCAGAGATGACCCCCTCTCCAAATCGCCCGAAAAACCGCACAGACCCAACCATCTATCGGTCAATAATGGTGAAGGAATCATTAACGGGGATTTGAATGGAGACACTGATTACCTCAGTCAGCAGATAAATGGATTATCCAGTAAAACCATGATCCTGGCTCTCAATAACGGACAGTGGCCTCTAGGGGGCAAAATAACCCAGGGTAGAACAATCACACTGATGGACAACAATGACCCTGGACCAGGGCTCTCAACCAGAAACCCCTTTTTTGACTCGTGTTTGAAAAGCTCCCCTCCGTCTAACGGCGGAACTCACCCGACGCCGCCGGTGACCACTAGCAAGGATTCAGTAATTATAAGTCCCCCACCACAGAGCTCTAAGGCTGGACGAGGTCGCAGGAGCGCAAAG TCCACAGCTGGGGATCTGTTTGGAGCTGAGTTGTTTTCCGCTCCTGCTCAGTCGGaaggctcctcttcctcaggtgaCCTTTTCAACAGCACACCTGCCaactccgccccctcctctttGGCTGCCTTGG gGAATCTTCAGTTGGGACCTCCAGCCCCAACAAACATCCCAGCTGCAGGAATGTGGGCGGCTCCCTCTGCCGCCCCTACGATGTTCCCCATGCCAGGAGTGGTAGCTCCGGGTCCAAGGTATGGCTTCCCTCAGCAGTCGGCATTTGGCGGGCTTCCCATACCACCCAATGCCTGGGGTCACCAGATGCCACCTCAGATGAGCCCCCCACCTTTGTCGCCGCCCCATATCTTCTGCCAGCCTCCCGCCACTGGACCAGCAGGCGCCGCGACCAACCCTTTCCTGTCTGGGTCATTCCCTGACCAGCAAGGCCCCTCACGTCCTCCTCCCAGGCCGCCCGCAGCTCCGAAAATAGAAAACAATGCCTTCACTGCTTTAGACCCGCTCGGGGATAGAGAGAAGAAGATGGGAAAGGACATGTTCAAGGACTTCCAGCTGGCCAAACCTCCCGCCATCCCAGCAAGGAAAGGGGAAGCGGGGTCCAGCCCCACTCCGGCTCCCGCTGGCGGAGCATTTGACGAGTACTTCACCAGCAAAGTGGGCCTGGCTCAGGAGACCGCAGACCACGACGACTTTGACATCAACCAAATGTCGCCGCCACTTAAAG ATGTCCAAACGctggctcctgctgcagctcaggccTTCAGCCCCGGCCTGCTGGAAGCCAGCTTCGCTCCAACTCCTGCCGCTAACAGCAAAGACATGTTCGATCAAGCCTTCGGCGCACCGGCCTCCAGTCCATTCAGTGCGCCGCCAGTAGCTACG CAAACGGCTGCTGGTGGTCAGACTTTGGGATCAACGGATGCATTTGGAGATCCATTTGGGAATCCATTTGCTTGA
- the c9 gene encoding complement component C9 has product MRTEAALQLGFCALCVMLALLGEGMGRELPDPPAVNCVWSRWAPWSSCDPCTNTRRRSRGVEVFGQFAGIACQGSVGDREYCITNAKCNLPPPRECSDSEFQCESGSCIKLRLKCNGDYDCEDGSDEDCEPLRKTCPPTVLDTNEQGRTAGYGINILGADPRMNPFNNDFFNGRCDKVRNPNTLQLDRLPWNIGVLNYQTLVEETASREIYEDSYSLLREMLKEMSIKVDAGLSFKFKSTEPSMSNNSLKLDASLEYEKKTMIKDVSELTNIKNKSFMRVKGRLQLSTYRMRSHQLQVADEFVAHVKSLPLEYEKGIYYAFLEDYGTHYTKNGKSGGEYELVYVLNQDTIKAKNLTERKIQECLKIGIEAEFATTSVQDGKAHAKLNKCDDVTTKSQGDVEGKAVVDNVMTSVKGGSLESAVTMRAKLNKEGVMDIATYQNWARTIASAPALINSEPEPIYMLIPTDIPGANSRIANLKQATADYVAEYNVCKCRPCHNGGTLALLDGKCICMCSNLFEGLGCQNFKGDKARVPAARPAVTQEGNWSCWSSWSNCQGQKRSRTRYCNTEGVLGAECRGEIRSEEYC; this is encoded by the exons ATGAGGACTGAGGCCGCTCTCCAGCTGGGCTTCTGTGCCCTGTGTGTTATGCTAGCACTTCTGGGAGAAGGGAT GGGACGCGAACTTCCCGATCCCCCGGCAGTAAATTGTGTTTGGAGCCGCTGGGCCCCATGGAGTTCCTGCGATCCTTGCACCAACACCAGG AGACGTTCTCGGGGTGTGGAAGTCTTTGGCCAGTTTGCTGGAATTGCCTGCCAGGGTTCGGTGGGAGACCGAGAGTACTGTATAACAAATGCTAAATGTAACCTACCGCCTCCCCGCGAGTGCTCTGACTCAGAGTTCCAATGCGAGTCAG GCTCCTGCATCAAGTTGAGATTAAAGTGCAACGGCGACTATGACTGTGAGGACGGTTCTGATGAGGACTGTGAACCTTTGCGGAAAACTTGTCCTCCGACAGTCCTCGACACGAATGAGCAAGGCAGGACCGCAGGATACGG GATCAACATTTTGGGTGCAGATCCTCGAATGAACCCCTTTAATAATGATTTCTTCAACGGAAGATGTGACAAAGTGAGGAACCCAAACACCTTGCAGCTCGACAGACTTCCCTGGAATATTGGTGTGCTCAACTATCAG ACTCTGGTGGAAGAGACCGCCTCCAGGGAAATCTACGAAGACTCGTACAGCCTCCTGAGGGAGATGTTGAAGGAGATGAGCATCAAAGTCGATGCGGGACTTTCCTTTAAGTTCAAGTCCACGGAGCCCTCCATGTCGAATAACTCCCTGAAACTGGATGCCAGCCTGGAATatgagaagaaaacaatgaTAAAAGACGTGTCCGAGTTGACCAACATTAAG AATAAGAGTTTCATGCGCGTGAAGGGCAGACTACAACTGAGCACCTACAGGATGCGCTCCCATCAACTCCAGGTAGCCGATGAATTTGTGGCGCACGTTAAATCTTTGCCTCTTGAGTATGAAAAGGGAATCTACTACGCCTTTCTGGAGGACTATGGAACCCACTACACGAAAAATGGAAAATCCGGTGGTGAATATGAGCTGGTCTATGTCCTCAACCAAGACACCATCAAGGCCAAAA AtctgacagagaggaagatacAAGAATGCCTCAAAATCGGCATCGAAGCCGAATTTGCCACCACATCGGTCCAGGACGGAAAGGCACACGCCAAATTAAACAAGTGCGACGATGTGACCACAAAAAGCCAAG GTGACGTTGAGGGAAAAGCAGTGGTGGACAACGTGATGACATCAGTCAAAGGGGGCAGTCTGGAAAGTGCAGTGACCATGAGGGCAAAACTGAATAAGGAAGGGGTGATGGACATTGCTACGTATCAGAACTGGGCACGCACCATCGCTAGCGCTCCGGCATTGATAAACAGTGAG CCTGAGCCCATCTACATGTTAATTCCAACCGACATCCCGGGCGCAAACTCCAGGATAGCCAACCTGAAACAGGCTACGGCGGACTACGTGGCCGAGTACAACGTGTGCAAGTGCAGGCCGTGTCACAACGGAGGGACCCTTGCTCTCCTGGATGGAAAGTGCATCTGCATGTGTAGCAACCTGTTTGAAGGCCTGGGGTGTCAGAACTTCAAGGGGGATAAAGCAAGGGTGCCGG CTGCAAGACCTGCTGTCACCCAGGAAGGTAACTGGTCATgctggtccagctggtccaACTGTCAAGGACAGAAGCGCAGCAGGACACGCTACTGTAACACGGAGGGGGTCCTCGGAGCGGAGTGCAGGGGGGAAATCAGAAGTGAAGAATACTGCTGA
- the gas1b gene encoding growth arrest-specific protein 1b: MERAAVWICTVLILLPGFCVGSPNHSRRLVCWKAILKCHGDPECHYAYDQYLYACAAVISGEHKKCPSHCISSLIQLNRTQSGPALEDCDCALDPVCRSAKQAIEPCLPRTRTMGCTEARLQCETDPSCSSSMKDYLFHCRKLFGGERCTEECRRVIADMRSIPKAQQLDTCVCDGAERNICEYIKASMKTFCSNPIDGFAGSGFSDAEEDSEDDYVEQEEYAENSSDSRPSHLGFSVIAASVLFSSRLI, from the coding sequence ATGGAGCGGGCGGCGGTTTGGATTTGCACCGTACTGATCCTGCTTCCCGGCTTCTGTGTCGGATCACCCAACCACAGCCGCCGTCTGGTCTGTTGGAAAGCCATCCTGAAGTGCCACGGAGACCCGGAGTGTCATTACGCGTACGACCAGTATCTGTACGCCTGCGCCGCTGTCATCAGCGGGGAGCATAAGAAGTGTCCAAGCCACTGCATATCCTCTCTGATCCAGCTCAACCGAACCCAGAGCGGCCCTGCTCTGGAGGACTGCGACTGCGCCCTGGATCCCGTCTGCAGGAGCGCGAAGCAAGCCATCGAACCGTGCCTGCCGCGAACCCGCACCATGGGCTGCACGGAGGCCCGCCTGCAGTGCGAGACGGatccctcctgcagctcctccatgaAGGATTATTTGTTCCACTGCAGGAAACTTTTCGGAGGGGAGAGGTGCACGGAGGAGTGCCGCAGGGTGATCGCCGACATGCGCTCCATCCCGAAGGCGCAGCAGCTGGACACATGCGTGTGCGACGGCGCGGAGAGGAACATCTGCGAGTATATAAAAGCCAGCATGAAGACTTTCTGCTCCAACCCCATCGACGGGTTTGCGGGGAGCGGCTTTTCGGACGCTGAGGAGGATTCTGAGGATGATTacgtggagcaggaggaataCGCAGAGAACTCCAGTGACTCCAGACCTTCTCACCTTGGGTTTAGTGTCATAGCGGCCAGTGTGTTGTTTTCCAGCAGATTAATCTGA
- the LOC101069203 gene encoding fructose-1,6-bisphosphatase 1-like: MSDTAAFDTNVLTLTRFVLEEGRKAHGTGELTNLLNSICTAVKAISTAVRKAGIANLYGIAGSTNVTGDQVKKLDILSNDLVINMIKSSFTSCVLVSEEDEKAIIVEPDKRGKYIVCFDPLDGSSNIDCLVSIGTIFAIYKKTTDDEPREEDALQPGRNLVAAGYALYGSATMLVLSTGQGVNCFMLDPAIGEFILVDRDVKIKKKGKIYSLNEGYAQHFYPDVTEYVQKKKYPEDGSAPYGSRYVGSMVADVHRTLVYGGIFLYPANVKSPKGKLRLLYECNPMAFIMEQAGGMATTGSGNVLDVQPTSIHQRVPVVLGSPDDVKEYLSIFKKHNK, translated from the exons ATGTCTGACACAGCGGCCTTCGACACCAACGTCCTGACCCTCACCAGGTTTGTCctggaggagggcaggaaggccCACGGCACCGGAGAGCTGACCAATCTGCTGAACTCCATCTGCACAGCGGTGAAAGCCATCTCCACTGCTGTCAGGAAGGCTGGCATCGCTAACCT ATACGGCATTGCCGGGAGCACCAACGTGACGGGCGACCAGGTGAAGAAGCTGGACATCCTGTCCAACGACCTGGTCATCAACATGATCAaatcctccttcacctcctgcgtgctggtgtcagaggaggatgagaaggCCATCATCGTGGAGCCTGATAAGAGG GGAAAATACATCGTGTGCTTTGATCCTCTGGACGGCTCCTCCAACATTGACTGCCTCGTCTCGATCGGAACCATTTTTGCCATCTACAAGAAG ACCACAGATGATGAACCTCGTGAGGAGGATGCGCTGCAGCCGGGAAGAAACCTGGTGGCGGCCGGCTACGCTCTGTACGGCAGCGCCACCATGTTGGTCCTCTCCACCGGTCAAGGAGTCAACTGCTTCATGCTCGACCCT GCCATCGGCGAGTTCATCCTGGTGGATCGAGATGTGAAGAtcaagaaaaaggggaaaatctACAGTCTGAACGAAGGATACGCGCAGCATTTCTACCCCGACGTGACCGAATACgtgcagaagaagaaatatcCCGAG GACGGCTCCGCTCCATACGGCAGTCGGTATGTGGGCTCCATGGTGGCCGACGTCCACCGTACTTTGGTGTATGGTGGCATCTttttataccccgctaacgtcaagaGCCCCAAGGGCAAG CTGAGGCTGCTGTACGAGTGCAACCCCATGGCCTTCATCATGGAGCAGGCGGGAGGCATGGCCACCACGGGCTCTGGGAATGTGCTGGACGTCCAGCCCACCTCCATTCACCAGCGGGTTCCCGTTGTCCTGGGGTCGCCAGATGATGTGAAGGAATATCTCTCCATCTTTAAAAAGCACAACAAATGA